The Deinococcus puniceus genome segment AGCGCCAAGCCTGCCCGCGCCCGCTCTCCGCCCGACAGGACTTCCGGCAACTTGGGCCAGTCGGCAGCCACGAAACCCGCACCGCCCAGGAGGGCTTTGGCCCGCCCGCCAAAGCGCCGCTCGAACTGGGGCCGCAGCGCCTCGCCTGGGTTCAGGCCGTGCCAAATCTGATCCAGATACGCCACCGTGACGCCGCCCGCCACGCGCAGCACGGGTTCCGGCTGACCCAACGGGGGCGCGTCGGCGTGCAGGATTCCGGCGAGCAGCCCCAGCAGGGTGCTTTTGCCCGTGCCGTTGGCTCCCATCAGCGCCACGCGGTCTCCCTGCCGCAGCTTGAAGGCCACTTCCCGCAAAATAGGGTGATCGGTATACGTTTTGCTGAGATGCTCGCCCCACGCCACCAGCGGGGCGCGGGCGCTTCCGGCCAGCAGGCGCATTCGCAGTTGGCGTTCAGGCAAGGGGGCTTCGGCTAGGGGCAGGCGCTGGGCGCGGTTTTTGAGGGGGCGGGAGCGGCGGCCCCACACGTCCAGCCGCTCGGCGCTACCTTCCAAGCGGGCGGCTTCCTGCTGGCCGAGGCGGGCGGCGCGGGATTGGGTGCGGCGCTCTAGTTCTCGCTGGGCACGGGCGCGGGAATAGCCGCCCGCGTATTCGGTGGCTCCTCCGCCTTCCAGCCACAGGCTGCGGCCCGCCACCGCATCCAAAAAGTCGCGGTCATGGCTGGTGAGAATCACGCCGCCACCAAAATCGCGCAGCCAGCTTTCCAGCCATTCACGCATACGGATATCGAGATGGTTGGTGGGTTCGTCCAGCAACAGCAGATCAGGTTCGCGGGCCAGCGCGAGGGCCAAAGCCAGCCGAGTCCGCTCGCCGCCCGACAGCGACGCCGCATCGCGCCCCATGAAGCGGGTGAGATCAAGGACACCCAGAATGCGGGCCATGCGTGAGGGCCATGCATAGGCCTGAAGATCGTCCAGGCGGGCGTGCAGGGCTGTCCACGCACTCAGCGCGTCGGGGTTGCCCAAGTCGGCTTCCAGCGTCAGCAACTCGGTTTCCAGTTCGCGGTAAGGGTGAGCAGCGGCCACCAGATCGCGCACGCGCACACCCTCTGCATGGGCATGATGCTGGGCCAACACTGCCACCCGCAGGCCGTCCTCGCGCCAGACCTCGCCCTCATCGGGAATCAGTTCGCCCGTCAGCACCCGCAGCAGCGACGTTTTGCCCGCCCCGTTGCGCCCCAGCAGGGCCACCCGCTCGCCCCGCTGCACGTTCAGACTCACGCCCGACAGCACCGCCCGCTCGCCAAATGCGAGGGAGATGGATTCGGCGGTGAGGAGCGTGGACATGCAGGAGAGAGGCTAGCAGGAAAGGTGCGGGGGCAAATGCGCCACAAGGCTCAGAACATCAGAAAGCCAACAGGCGAAGCACTTAGATTGATCATGTGACCAACAGACAAATTAAAACAGGTCGGTGGATTGTTGGCAGCATTCTCAGCCTGATCTTGGGTCTGACTGTGTTTGGGGCAGTGGCACGCCTCTTGTTAGGTTTTGATCTCTCTTATGCTGTGCGACTGACCCTTACATTTTTTCTCTGTTGGATGGTGTTTCGAGGATTTTTCTGGGCGCGAGTCATGCTGAGCTTGCTCCTCGTCTGGACAGCTTTCCAACTTTTTATCGTGACCCCAGAACTATCAGGAATGCTCCGAATGGGATGGCTCGTCATTGGCCTGCTCTATTTGGCTAGCGCCCTCAGTCTTGTTGCTCTTCCGCAAGTCAGGTCGTATTTCCGGTATAGCCAGCAACCGTAAACCACCTGCCTTTGCCGCGGCCCCCACCGCTTATACTGCCGCCCGTGATGGCCGCGATTGCCCCTGTATCCAAAGTGTCTGTATCAGAAATGTCTGTACCTAAAGCGACAGAACCAAGTGCCCCGTATATCGTGGCTGCCCTCTACCAGTTCCGCGCCGTGCCAAACGCGGCGGCCCTGCGTGAGCATCTGCTAGACATTGCCACCTGCCTAGGCTTATGCGGCACCCTGATCGTTGCGCCCGAAGGAATCAATGGCACGCTGGCCGGAACGCGGGAAGCGGTGAGCGAGTGGCACGCGGCCCTGATCGCCGCCGGATTTACGGGCATGGAATACAAGGAATCCGCAAGCGCCGAGCAGCCCTTCAAGCGCCTGAAAGTGCGGCTGAAACGCGAGATCGTGACGATGGGCGTGCCCGTGACGCCACCTGAAGAGGCGGGCCGATACGTGACACCCGCCGAGTGGAACGCGCTGCTGCAAGACCCGGATGTGTTGGTCATAGATACGCGCAACAGGTATGAGGTCAAGGCGGGCACGTTTCAGGGCGCGGTGAACCCCGAAATAGACTCCTTCCGCGAGTTTCCGGCGTGGGCCGACGAGCAGTTGCGGGGTCAGGAAGGCAAACGGATCGCCATGTTCTGCACGGGCGGGATTCGCTGCGAAAAAAGCACCAGCTTGCTGCGTCAGCGCGGCTTTACCGATGTGCTGCACTTGCAGGGCGGCATTCTGGGCTATCTGGAACACGTGCAGAGTGACCAAAGCCTCTGGAACGGTGAGTGCTTTGTCTTCGATGGCCGCGTGACAGTGGGACACGGCCTAGAAGTCGGCGCGGGCGAAATGTGCCACAGTTGCGGTTGGCCTCTGACGGCAGAGGAAACCGCGCACGCCCACTTTGAACGCGGCGTGAGTTGCGGGCATTGCCACGCCCAGACGACGGACAAGCAAAAGAGGCAGTTTCGGGATCGGCAGCGGCAGATGGACGGGCGAGAATAAAGAACGTGGAGTGTAGATCGCGGGAAAAGCCTAACCACGATCTACACTCCACACTCCACGATCCAATAAAAAAGCCCGCCCACACCGCTACCGATGTAGGCAAACTTCTAACCTCTCTTTATGCGCTCGGAGCGTCTACCGTCTTGGGTGCGGCTTCCAACTGCCCGCCTGTGCGAACCGTCACCGTGCGCTTCTGGGCGGCTTCACTGCGGGGCACACGCAGGGTCAGCGTGCCGTTCTGGTAGTCGGCTTCCACCTTGGTCAGGTCGTATTTAGCGGGCACGCTGAAGGTGCGGGCCAATACGCCGTGTGCGCGTTCTACACGGTGTGCAGTGCGGCCTTCGCGGCGGCTGTAGGTGCGCTCGGCCTGCACGGTCAGGGTCTGGTTCTCGGCCTCGATCTGAATGGCGTCGGCCTGCACGCCAGGCAAATCGAGGGTCAATTCCAGTCCGGTTTCGTCCTCATGCACATCTACCGGGGGGGCGAGGCGGGCGG includes the following:
- a CDS encoding Hsp20/alpha crystallin family protein; protein product: MMRFDPFRDIEELTQRMDRAFGAASTAPARLAPPVDVHEDETGLELTLDLPGVQADAIQIEAENQTLTVQAERTYSRREGRTAHRVERAHGVLARTFSVPAKYDLTKVEADYQNGTLTLRVPRSEAAQKRTVTVRTGGQLEAAPKTVDAPSA
- a CDS encoding ABC-F family ATP-binding cassette domain-containing protein; this encodes MSTLLTAESISLAFGERAVLSGVSLNVQRGERVALLGRNGAGKTSLLRVLTGELIPDEGEVWREDGLRVAVLAQHHAHAEGVRVRDLVAAAHPYRELETELLTLEADLGNPDALSAWTALHARLDDLQAYAWPSRMARILGVLDLTRFMGRDAASLSGGERTRLALALALAREPDLLLLDEPTNHLDIRMREWLESWLRDFGGGVILTSHDRDFLDAVAGRSLWLEGGGATEYAGGYSRARAQRELERRTQSRAARLGQQEAARLEGSAERLDVWGRRSRPLKNRAQRLPLAEAPLPERQLRMRLLAGSARAPLVAWGEHLSKTYTDHPILREVAFKLRQGDRVALMGANGTGKSTLLGLLAGILHADAPPLGQPEPVLRVAGGVTVAYLDQIWHGLNPGEALRPQFERRFGGRAKALLGGAGFVAADWPKLPEVLSGGERARAGLALVSALRADLLLLDEPTNHLDVDALQALEEAVHAYGGAVVIVTHDRRFAREVANRLWVIEDAALREVTGWASSGWKGSEYLDPARSLTGDPPPPPPLPTPRQRLVAVENQLLEARVSLNATGALTGREEARLRAQTHQLQHHLYDLYAEAFAAPNYDAQVREPPLTVRGQKFGEWGAESAASKGQREERVMRGGMFWAAHDPGCPHLAWDGECLRWSVVSSAELPAWYGAALLGGALRILFERWNVGRVRLGEGGLLLTRRAYFERVGLVGGSKKPVPEPVSI
- the trhO gene encoding oxygen-dependent tRNA uridine(34) hydroxylase TrhO, with translation MSVPKATEPSAPYIVAALYQFRAVPNAAALREHLLDIATCLGLCGTLIVAPEGINGTLAGTREAVSEWHAALIAAGFTGMEYKESASAEQPFKRLKVRLKREIVTMGVPVTPPEEAGRYVTPAEWNALLQDPDVLVIDTRNRYEVKAGTFQGAVNPEIDSFREFPAWADEQLRGQEGKRIAMFCTGGIRCEKSTSLLRQRGFTDVLHLQGGILGYLEHVQSDQSLWNGECFVFDGRVTVGHGLEVGAGEMCHSCGWPLTAEETAHAHFERGVSCGHCHAQTTDKQKRQFRDRQRQMDGRE